The genomic region TATTGAATTATTTTATCACTTTCCGATAATGGGCATCAATCGTTCTGCATTATGGCGGCGAAATCCAGATAATGTACCTCCTAAAAATGTAAAACGTTTCAACTACTTATGGGGTAGCGAGGGTTGGAAGAGAGTTGCATATAGAGAATATCAAGAAACACTCTGGGGTGAAACCGAAAAAGAAAAAATAACAAAGTGCGATTTAGCCATGGTTGAAGCATTCAAACAACACTTAATAAAAGATGCACATTTCAAATGTGTCCCTGACCCTATGCCTATGAAGCATTCAGGAGGTACAATCTATTACTTGTTCTTCGCAGCTCAAGTACCAGTTGCAGAGAAAATTATTCGGGATATCTTCAACAAATACCGATAATGGCTAGTTATTCCAAAATCGAGTGGACACGGGCGAGCTGGAACCCGGTGACCGGCTGCACGCCGGTTAGCGCTGGGTGCGACCACTGCTACGCCCGCCGCATGGCCCTGCGTCTCAAGGCCGCGGGAATGGAGAAGTACGCCCACGGCTTCGAGGTGACGCCCCACGAGCGGGAACTCCAAACCCCCGTCAAATGGAAGAAGCCCCGCGTCATCTTCACCTGCTCCATGGGCGACCTGTTTCACGAAGAGGTTCCCGACCAATTCATCGAACGTGTGTTCGACGTGATGAAAAAAACCGACCGCCACGTGTACCAAGTGCTCACCAAAAGGCCCGAACGGGTACTCGACCTAGCTCCCAGGCTTCCCTGGCCGGAGAACATCTGGATCGGCACGACGGTGGAGAAAGCCGACTGCCTCGGTCGGATAGAGAAACTGCGCCAGGTGCCCGCCGCGCTGCGCTTCTTATCCCTGGAACCGCTCCTGGGGCCGCTGACCGACCTCGACCTGAACGGCATCGGCTGGGTCATCGTGGGGGGCGAATCCGGCCCCGGAGCGCGGGAAATGAAGAAGGAATGGGCGATTGAAGTGCGAGACATCTGCCGGGACGCGGACGTGCCCTTCTTTTTCAAACAGTGGGGCGGCGTGCAAAAAAAGAAAAGAGGCCGCCACCTAGACGGCCGCCTTTACTCCGAGATGCCCGAAATACTCACCAAAGGCTCACCCCAACCGGCCTTCGTCCCGTAGCCCCCGGAAGAATTTCTCCATTAGCCTTCCGCACTCCTTGGCGCAAACGCCGGGGACGACCTCCAGCCGGTGGTTCAGCTTGTCCGCCCCGGCGAGCGCCACTGCGGAGCCCAGGGCGCCGAATTTCGGCGAGGGCGCCCCGTACACCAGCCGCTCCACCCGCGCCGCGTAGCACGCCCCCAGGCACATGGCGCACGGTTCAAGGGTGACGTAGAGCGCGCAGCCCGAGAGCCGCCAGCGCCCCAGGTTCATCGAGGCCTGGCGCAGGGCCAGCATCTCCGCGTGGGCCGTGGCGTCGGCCAGCCCCTCGACCCGGTTGCGCCCCCGGCCGACGACCTCACCCGAGTGGACGACCACCGCGCCCACGGGGGCCTCGCCG from bacterium harbors:
- the tcmP gene encoding three-Cys-motif partner protein TcmP, translating into MLVHTQQYYQIKVTQNSPVNAVEVMPPFDKFLFIDLKGNKIDYLKNTLGEKKTIRYETGDCNPILLNILPKITKDRRERALCILDPYGLDIDWKVVELAGTMGTIELFYHFPIMGINRSALWRRNPDNVPPKNVKRFNYLWGSEGWKRVAYREYQETLWGETEKEKITKCDLAMVEAFKQHLIKDAHFKCVPDPMPMKHSGGTIYYLFFAAQVPVAEKIIRDIFNKYR
- a CDS encoding phage Gp37/Gp68 family protein gives rise to the protein MASYSKIEWTRASWNPVTGCTPVSAGCDHCYARRMALRLKAAGMEKYAHGFEVTPHERELQTPVKWKKPRVIFTCSMGDLFHEEVPDQFIERVFDVMKKTDRHVYQVLTKRPERVLDLAPRLPWPENIWIGTTVEKADCLGRIEKLRQVPAALRFLSLEPLLGPLTDLDLNGIGWVIVGGESGPGAREMKKEWAIEVRDICRDADVPFFFKQWGGVQKKKRGRHLDGRLYSEMPEILTKGSPQPAFVP
- a CDS encoding nucleoside deaminase, with the translated sequence MPTDLEWMGMALEEAHLAMKAGEAPVGAVVVHSGEVVGRGRNRVEGLADATAHAEMLALRQASMNLGRWRLSGCALYVTLEPCAMCLGACYAARVERLVYGAPSPKFGALGSAVALAGADKLNHRLEVVPGVCAKECGRLMEKFFRGLRDEGRLG